TACACAGAAGGTTACATCATCAACGTGACATCGCCATCAGCGCCCTCATAGAGCctgacacagaaagaaagaagataaaaaTAGAAGACAGCTATGAAATGATAGACATACACAgaactgtctgtctgtacatATAACTGTCTTTCTGGTcagctctctgtcctctgtcctcctcttcctcaggaCTCGTGGAAGATGGCGTTCAGCTGGGCGTTCATCATCCGCTCATGGTGTGAGTGTCCGTCAAAGCCCATCAGCCCATCCACCTGCAGCTCATTGCACCGCGGGTTGGACCCCCCACTGCCATAGAGGGCAGGGTGACCCCCAGCTCCTGTGGCCCCATAATGTACGTTGAAAGAGAAACTCTTGTCGTAGTCAGCACCGGCGACAGTCTCATGCTTGAAGGATGCAAAGTTCCCGTTGATGCTGAGTGGCGGGCTGAGGGGCGGGTCAAATGCCGGGCCCTCTGATACCAGGACGCCATCAAAGAATGGCTCCAGCGGGCTGTAgggttgacctttgacctggtGGAAGATGTGAGAGGGCTCCATGGTGCCGTATGGCGGGCTGGGCAGGCCGGCCGTCAGCCCGGGGCTCTGGTAAGAGTAATGTCCAGGATAGTTGGCAGCGCCAGCAGGGGGGAGGTGAACCGGTATGTCGGGCGTCTGCTCTGGGAGAAAAGTCCGAGGATTCAGCTGAAGGCAACCCGCCACTAGGTTAGTGGTCGGCTGAGACAgacctgagagagagacaaacatcAGTTAATACCGATATATATCATCAGGTAATGAGATAAGCATCGCTATTCTCGCTGCTAGCATGTCTGACTGGTGAGTCTTGTTATtcacaaatatattcattttgttttagtgCCCAAGGGCACTTCCAGCTTTGGCAAAAGGGGGCACTATGAGAAAAATCCTTTCTTAATTTGAATTTGGTGAGTTCCACTCGTTGAGAGcacatatttataaaatatgttatttttataatatagaCAGAAAGCTGCAGACTGACTGGTTCCAGCTCAACTCAGCCCACTTTGATGCTATAAGATGACACTGACCTTTGCAAAGTGCCTGGACAAAGCTCATGAGGTCAGGTGCCTTGCCGGATCGCAGGATCTCGCTCAGGGCCCAGATGTAATTCTTGGCAAGGCGGAGTGTCTCGATTTTGGACAGTTTCTGGGTTTTTGAGTAACAAGGGACGATTTTCCGCAGACTTTCCAGAGCGTCGTTCAACCCATGCATGCGGTTCCTCTCCCGAGCGTTAGCTTTCATCCGACGGACTTTaaacctgcagaaaaacaaagcagattcAATGTTAGTCCTGTTCTCAAATATCACATGTTTTAC
This genomic stretch from Eleginops maclovinus isolate JMC-PN-2008 ecotype Puerto Natales chromosome 7, JC_Emac_rtc_rv5, whole genome shotgun sequence harbors:
- the neurod1 gene encoding neurogenic differentiation factor 1, producing MTRSLQDEQESVGSEEQQEPQSPSEEGEEEEDSLHNMEDEDEEDDGEEEEEEEDGENKPKRRGPKKKKMTKARVQRFKVRRMKANARERNRMHGLNDALESLRKIVPCYSKTQKLSKIETLRLAKNYIWALSEILRSGKAPDLMSFVQALCKGLSQPTTNLVAGCLQLNPRTFLPEQTPDIPVHLPPAGAANYPGHYSYQSPGLTAGLPSPPYGTMEPSHIFHQVKGQPYSPLEPFFDGVLVSEGPAFDPPLSPPLSINGNFASFKHETVAGADYDKSFSFNVHYGATGAGGHPALYGSGGSNPRCNELQVDGLMGFDGHSHHERMMNAQLNAIFHES